In Epilithonimonas zeae, a single window of DNA contains:
- a CDS encoding T9SS type A sorting domain-containing protein: MKKITFFAGLLFALFTNKMNAQVEVLGKNEFGRIFEVTYSITEQNTVYATTITNHILVSHNNGTSWEVFYSLPTEYGNITKLNISKDGSFLSFSTLKDGIGELHIFDIPSKTITKTFSMPNYSEGAFVSAYNFFENDKNTLIVSSQFPYGLGTANRVFTTTDGGENWKEVYYSVDDNHNIITSYVAFNPADKSKIYIANGNGSEGVYGGLMISNDGGGTFTTKLEGSVLATLEFNPNNPNEIYTGTGISFGMSPEKLHHSTDGGNTWEDKNITWGSNGILNNIIDIKFNPLDNNHVIVLEEDEIVSTKDGGTTWQSVEYPYDNLDSYYYGIKASFNPFKAGELFITANYKPLFSTDNGATLAQVQTPFYSSTGRVNLFENSTAKHLFYSVQSGFVHRNLADNSENAFNIEPLNIFSTNNTPSYISDSKTEGRIYTFKGGFMGSTLSMSNDFGATSNTIFETFTSGLTNVIPDPQVNNQIYTTFDNWGQGELDKINFNDQNNIITTNIPLPAQASVYKILHPNNISDEFFILIGSEVYKTTNGGTDWTPVSLGSDFPSYAAVFDIVQNPKNANQLALGTSSGVYVSNDKGVTWTLTGEFVANKVAYSDINSGVLIATTYTSQFTQFNVYYSVDNGANWESVDRKDLLYSETSSVTIDFSDKNAYIYIASADLGLLGYSLNLDILATGEVSGEKAKVLVYPNPVVDIVHIDNKNLKSVALYNMDGKKLLETKSNEMNVSKLPNGVYVLRIVTSDNSIVSKKIIKK, translated from the coding sequence ATGAAGAAAATTACTTTTTTTGCGGGATTACTATTCGCACTTTTCACTAATAAAATGAATGCCCAAGTTGAGGTTTTGGGTAAGAATGAATTCGGAAGAATCTTCGAAGTTACATATAGCATAACAGAACAAAACACTGTCTATGCAACAACAATTACCAATCACATTCTGGTTTCCCACAACAATGGAACTTCTTGGGAAGTTTTCTATTCCCTGCCGACAGAATATGGAAACATTACCAAACTGAATATCAGCAAAGACGGTTCATTTTTGTCTTTTTCGACTTTGAAAGATGGAATTGGGGAATTGCATATTTTTGATATCCCTTCAAAAACAATTACCAAAACTTTTTCAATGCCAAATTACTCAGAAGGTGCTTTTGTTTCGGCTTATAATTTCTTTGAGAATGATAAAAACACTTTGATTGTAAGCTCTCAGTTTCCGTATGGTCTTGGAACAGCAAACCGGGTTTTTACAACAACTGACGGCGGAGAAAACTGGAAAGAAGTTTATTACTCTGTAGATGATAACCATAATATTATAACGAGTTATGTAGCCTTCAACCCAGCTGATAAAAGCAAGATCTACATTGCCAACGGAAATGGAAGCGAAGGTGTTTACGGCGGACTGATGATTTCCAACGATGGTGGTGGTACTTTCACAACCAAACTGGAGGGCAGTGTTCTCGCAACGCTGGAATTCAATCCGAATAACCCGAACGAAATCTACACTGGGACAGGAATCAGCTTCGGAATGAGTCCGGAAAAACTTCATCATTCTACAGACGGCGGAAACACGTGGGAAGATAAGAATATCACTTGGGGAAGCAACGGCATCCTGAATAACATTATCGATATCAAATTCAATCCGTTGGATAACAATCACGTGATCGTTTTGGAAGAAGACGAGATCGTTTCCACAAAAGACGGTGGTACAACTTGGCAAAGTGTAGAATATCCTTATGATAATTTGGACAGCTATTATTACGGAATCAAAGCAAGTTTCAATCCTTTCAAAGCAGGCGAGTTGTTTATTACTGCGAACTATAAACCTTTGTTTTCTACAGACAACGGAGCAACTTTGGCTCAGGTTCAGACGCCTTTTTACAGTTCTACGGGAAGAGTTAATCTGTTTGAAAATTCCACTGCGAAACATTTGTTCTACAGCGTTCAGAGTGGTTTTGTCCATAGGAATTTAGCGGATAACTCAGAAAACGCTTTTAATATCGAGCCTCTTAATATTTTCAGTACCAATAATACGCCTTCATATATTTCTGATTCTAAAACAGAAGGAAGAATCTATACTTTCAAAGGTGGATTTATGGGTTCAACTTTGTCTATGAGTAATGATTTTGGAGCAACTTCCAATACTATTTTCGAAACGTTTACGAGCGGATTGACCAATGTTATTCCTGACCCGCAGGTCAACAATCAAATCTATACCACTTTCGATAACTGGGGACAAGGCGAATTGGATAAAATCAATTTCAACGACCAAAATAATATTATAACAACTAATATTCCCTTGCCTGCACAAGCAAGTGTTTACAAGATTCTGCATCCGAATAATATCTCAGACGAATTCTTTATCCTGATTGGTTCCGAAGTTTATAAAACAACGAACGGCGGAACAGATTGGACTCCGGTTTCTTTAGGAAGTGATTTCCCTTCATATGCTGCGGTTTTTGATATCGTTCAGAATCCCAAAAATGCCAATCAATTGGCGTTAGGAACTTCTAGCGGTGTTTATGTTTCGAACGACAAAGGTGTAACCTGGACTCTAACTGGAGAATTTGTAGCGAACAAAGTAGCTTATTCTGATATCAATTCCGGAGTGCTGATTGCAACAACTTATACTTCTCAATTCACTCAATTCAATGTTTATTATTCTGTGGATAACGGCGCCAATTGGGAAAGTGTCGACAGAAAAGACCTTTTGTACTCAGAAACTAGTTCTGTGACGATAGATTTCTCGGATAAAAACGCCTACATCTACATTGCATCGGCTGACTTAGGATTGCTAGGTTATAGTCTGAATCTCGACATTTTAGCAACCGGCGAAGTTTCCGGTGAAAAAGCCAAAGTTCTGGTTTATCCGAACCCTGTTGTAGATATTGTTCACATCGATAACAAGAACCTTAAATCTGTTGCACTTTACAATATGGATGGCAAAAAATTATTAGAAACTAAGAGCAATGAAATGAATGTTTCTAAGCTTCCAAACGGCGTTTATGTTCTTAGAATCGTAACTTCTGACAACAGCATCGTAAGCAAAAAAATAATCAAAAAGTAA